A region of Paenibacillus sp. JNUCC-31 DNA encodes the following proteins:
- a CDS encoding carbohydrate kinase family protein, with translation MMQRQETSPVVVIAGELNVDVIVSGKDVMPEWNREKMVDGFEIVLGSSSAITACALASLGADVRFVSVVGDDDFGKFCIAELQRMGVNTEHVTRLSGIKTGVTLSLSTPDDRGLLTYAGSIPLLTPDYIPESLLQQATHLHFGSYYLQDGMRPHWTELFSRLRANGISTSFDTGWDVSNQWDRKGICALLAVTDLFIPSEDELLHIFPADGVADVLDSMLPAVAGIVAVKQGSKGATLRELDGSTISRGSYTLTPVDTTGAGDCFNAGIIYGYLLGKRADELLRFANACGALSTLGIGGTGSLPTMEAVLHLQEGLE, from the coding sequence ATGATGCAGAGACAGGAAACAAGTCCCGTTGTTGTCATCGCTGGCGAGCTAAATGTTGACGTCATTGTGTCCGGAAAGGATGTGATGCCGGAATGGAATCGGGAGAAAATGGTCGATGGCTTCGAGATTGTACTTGGTTCCTCATCAGCAATCACGGCCTGTGCGCTGGCAAGCTTGGGAGCGGATGTGAGATTCGTCAGCGTCGTGGGGGATGACGATTTCGGAAAGTTCTGTATCGCTGAGCTGCAGCGTATGGGCGTAAATACAGAGCATGTAACCCGATTGTCTGGCATCAAGACAGGTGTAACCCTGTCACTCTCCACACCCGACGACCGCGGGTTGTTAACTTACGCTGGCAGTATCCCATTGTTGACACCGGATTATATTCCGGAGTCCCTGTTGCAGCAGGCCACACATCTTCATTTTGGTTCCTATTATTTGCAGGATGGAATGAGACCCCATTGGACAGAACTTTTTTCAAGGTTGCGGGCAAATGGGATCAGCACATCTTTTGATACCGGTTGGGATGTATCCAATCAATGGGATCGCAAGGGCATATGTGCACTTCTGGCGGTGACTGATTTGTTTATTCCCAGCGAGGATGAACTGCTGCACATTTTTCCTGCCGACGGGGTAGCCGATGTGCTTGACTCCATGCTTCCTGCCGTTGCGGGAATTGTAGCAGTCAAACAGGGGTCAAAAGGTGCTACATTGCGAGAGCTGGACGGAAGTACAATTTCGCGCGGATCTTATACTTTGACTCCTGTCGACACCACGGGAGCAGGCGACTGTTTCAACGCTGGAATCATATATGGATATTTGCTCGGAAAGCGGGCCGACGAACTGCTGCGATTTGCCAATGCATGTGGTGCATTGTCCACGCTTGGCATCGGTGGAACAGGTAGCCTGCCAACGATGGAGGCTGTACTTCATTTGCAAGAAGGACTTGAATAG
- a CDS encoding right-handed parallel beta-helix repeat-containing protein: MLKFGKTLLVGLSMAVGIGLVSGIEWSSSAAAAGTDYYVATSGNDSNAGTSSAPWKTLQHAADAVPAGSTVHVRGGVYNQKLKITRSGSALQGPIVFTNDGTEVPIIDGTGLSVSGIEGLVDLTDVNYVTIQGFEIRNYTTATKDVMPVGIYVHGAGSFINLSGNKVHDIKNTATPTGSDLLGRDAHGIAVYGTKAPDSIHDITINGNELYNLVLGSSESLVLNGNVDTFSVTNNVIHDNDNIGIDLIGYEGKAPNTAYDQVRNGLVKGNRVYNISSNNNPSYGKSLPNNSNAADGIYVDGGKDSIIEQNYSYNNDIGIEIASEHAGKSTSNITVRSNAVYNNRLTGIAMGGYDTKRGSTVNCKIVNNTVYKNDTLGDGSGQLYVQFDTQNNVIKNNIFVASSTDVLIYNEYTKNSGNVVDYNLYFAPAGSNGANWTWKNKDYTGFSAYKTGTGNDAHSLFIDPKFVNASGFDFHLQSSSPAIDAGNTDTAIIGTLDIEGKPRVQGASVNIGAYE; this comes from the coding sequence ATGTTGAAATTCGGTAAAACATTGCTGGTGGGATTAAGTATGGCGGTAGGGATAGGACTGGTTTCAGGGATTGAATGGTCCTCATCCGCTGCCGCAGCAGGCACGGATTACTATGTGGCGACAAGTGGAAATGACTCCAATGCGGGAACGAGCAGCGCGCCATGGAAGACGCTTCAACACGCAGCGGATGCTGTTCCTGCAGGCAGTACAGTCCATGTTCGCGGCGGTGTATACAACCAGAAGCTGAAGATCACCCGCTCCGGCTCTGCGTTACAGGGACCGATTGTATTCACTAACGATGGCACAGAGGTTCCAATCATTGACGGCACCGGACTATCCGTTAGCGGCATTGAAGGGCTGGTTGATCTGACCGATGTGAATTACGTTACCATCCAGGGTTTTGAAATCCGCAACTATACCACGGCGACCAAGGACGTCATGCCCGTAGGCATCTATGTTCACGGAGCAGGCAGCTTCATCAATTTGTCTGGCAACAAAGTTCATGATATCAAAAATACAGCTACCCCAACCGGCAGTGATCTGCTTGGCCGCGACGCACATGGGATCGCCGTATATGGCACAAAAGCGCCGGACTCCATTCACGATATTACAATTAACGGTAATGAACTGTACAATCTCGTGCTCGGCTCCAGCGAATCGCTGGTTTTGAACGGTAATGTGGATACCTTCTCGGTAACCAACAATGTCATCCACGATAACGACAACATTGGCATCGATCTCATCGGTTATGAGGGTAAAGCGCCGAATACGGCTTACGATCAGGTACGGAACGGACTGGTGAAGGGCAACCGGGTCTACAATATTTCTTCCAATAATAATCCTTCCTATGGAAAGTCACTTCCGAATAACAGCAATGCGGCGGATGGGATTTATGTTGATGGCGGCAAGGACAGTATTATTGAGCAGAACTATAGCTATAACAACGATATCGGTATCGAGATTGCGTCCGAACATGCCGGTAAATCCACCAGCAATATTACAGTTCGCAGCAACGCAGTCTACAACAACCGTCTCACTGGCATCGCCATGGGCGGCTACGACACCAAACGCGGCTCCACGGTAAACTGTAAGATCGTCAACAATACCGTATACAAAAATGACACACTTGGCGATGGCAGCGGCCAGCTTTACGTTCAATTCGATACGCAGAATAACGTAATTAAGAACAATATTTTCGTGGCCAGTTCCACAGATGTGTTGATCTACAATGAATACACCAAGAATTCTGGAAACGTTGTGGATTACAATCTTTATTTCGCCCCTGCCGGAAGTAATGGAGCCAACTGGACTTGGAAAAATAAAGATTATACAGGATTCTCCGCTTATAAAACGGGAACTGGAAACGACGCTCATTCCTTGTTCATCGACCCCAAATTTGTGAATGCTTCTGGATTCGATTTCCATCTCCAATCTTCCTCTCCAGCGATTGATGCCGGGAACACGGATACTGCAATTATCGGAACACTGGATATTGAGGGGAAGCCAAGAGTACAGGGAGCTTCTGTAAATATCGGAGCTTACGAGTAA
- a CDS encoding phosphotransferase enzyme family protein, with the protein MWTLQCGKPSHQCLLEEIIINFNEAVHISNTHLLASACKLFDLEDYQVQLIPPHEGGRNIVYTCEREDHESRILRISFLPDRNREDYLAELEYVRYLYEHGASVSKVVPSKMGHLLEEIAYNDHTFYVCMFVKANGKLLVENHYQYREGVPVTEYYYNCGKVLGQMHQLSKSYAPVHRRPHFSSTYNSEYIKRVIPDSFPLLRDKMIELLQSVKELDTSQETYGMIHFDYNDGNYSIDYDTGQITVYDFDNSCFGWYMYDLAALWSNGVGWIQFESDADKRKQFMNDYFRVVLEGYASETAIADDMLEKLPLFIQVTLLENILDHFEVMQRSGEETEGDDEEVLYLIKCMEETIPYKGFFHEMYSTEAPFAYGER; encoded by the coding sequence TTGTGGACATTGCAGTGCGGGAAACCGTCCCATCAATGTTTACTGGAGGAGATCATTATTAATTTTAACGAAGCGGTTCATATTAGCAATACTCACTTACTTGCAAGCGCATGCAAGTTATTTGACTTGGAGGATTACCAAGTTCAGCTTATCCCGCCACATGAGGGCGGGCGGAATATCGTGTACACCTGTGAGCGAGAGGATCATGAATCCAGAATCCTCCGAATTTCATTTTTACCTGACCGAAACCGTGAAGATTATCTGGCAGAGCTCGAATATGTCCGCTATTTGTATGAGCATGGAGCCAGCGTCTCCAAAGTTGTCCCCTCGAAAATGGGTCATCTGCTCGAAGAGATCGCCTATAATGATCACACGTTCTATGTCTGTATGTTCGTGAAGGCTAATGGAAAGTTGTTGGTAGAAAACCATTATCAGTACCGGGAAGGGGTTCCTGTTACCGAGTACTACTATAATTGTGGCAAAGTTCTGGGCCAAATGCATCAGCTATCGAAAAGCTATGCACCCGTTCATCGCAGGCCGCATTTTTCGAGCACCTACAATTCGGAGTATATCAAGAGAGTGATCCCTGATTCTTTCCCTTTACTCAGAGACAAGATGATTGAACTTCTTCAATCGGTAAAAGAATTGGATACGAGCCAGGAGACCTATGGCATGATCCATTTCGATTATAACGACGGGAATTATTCGATTGATTATGATACAGGCCAAATTACGGTGTATGATTTCGACAATTCCTGTTTCGGTTGGTATATGTACGACCTCGCAGCCCTGTGGTCAAACGGAGTCGGCTGGATTCAATTCGAATCAGATGCAGACAAACGCAAGCAATTCATGAATGACTATTTCCGAGTTGTACTTGAAGGATATGCTTCCGAAACCGCCATCGCGGATGACATGCTGGAAAAGCTGCCTTTATTTATTCAAGTTACCCTTTTGGAGAATATTCTGGACCATTTTGAAGTCATGCAACGTAGCGGAGAAGAAACGGAAGGCGATGACGAGGAAGTGCTATATCTGATCAAATGTATGGAAGAAACCATCCCGTACAAAGGATTTTTCCATGAGATGTATTCCACGGAAGCCCCTTTTGCATATGGGGAACGGTAG
- a CDS encoding AraC family transcriptional regulator: protein MYTRPVNRSIIDELSEHVTLRMSSYLEQAHDGKWIEHKSHSDYDLWFITAGSVKITIHGMEHIAAPGDVVFFYPDMPYTASATGELCQFIYMHFDFSISEQRRILEQFQLSGIVPGKRICEETALFISSYQRLKHGSVASGSPLYLKATLLLVISKILELHGQGLYNGEFLKDGQRNKTEGNLGVLQGVFQYVDANLHRPIRVHELASIAGVSEKYFISLFKKTLGITPGQYMNQIKMNRARDYLYEKKYTIQQIAGFLGYPDPFTFSKAFKKVYHVPPSKFE, encoded by the coding sequence ATGTATACACGCCCTGTAAATAGGAGCATCATCGACGAACTTTCGGAACATGTTACACTTCGCATGAGTTCTTACCTGGAACAGGCTCATGACGGAAAATGGATCGAACACAAATCACATTCCGATTATGATCTGTGGTTCATTACAGCGGGCTCTGTCAAGATCACGATCCATGGAATGGAACATATCGCAGCTCCGGGTGATGTCGTATTTTTTTATCCAGATATGCCCTATACAGCCTCGGCGACCGGAGAGTTGTGCCAATTCATCTATATGCATTTTGATTTCAGCATCAGCGAACAACGGCGAATTCTGGAGCAGTTCCAACTTTCTGGCATTGTGCCGGGAAAACGGATCTGTGAGGAAACGGCACTGTTCATCTCTTCTTACCAACGGCTCAAACATGGCAGCGTTGCTTCCGGAAGCCCGCTTTATTTAAAAGCTACCCTGCTGCTTGTCATTTCGAAGATTCTGGAGCTTCATGGGCAGGGGCTGTACAATGGCGAGTTTCTTAAGGATGGCCAACGGAATAAAACGGAAGGAAATCTGGGGGTTCTGCAAGGTGTTTTTCAATACGTCGATGCGAATCTGCATCGCCCCATTCGGGTTCATGAGCTTGCGTCCATAGCCGGCGTCTCCGAGAAATATTTTATCTCGCTGTTCAAGAAAACGCTGGGCATAACACCTGGTCAGTATATGAATCAGATTAAAATGAACCGGGCCAGGGACTATTTATATGAGAAAAAATATACGATCCAGCAAATTGCCGGATTCCTGGGTTACCCCGACCCCTTTACGTTCTCGAAAGCGTTCAAAAAAGTGTACCATGTGCCGCCTTCCAAATTTGAATAG
- a CDS encoding family 4 glycosyl hydrolase: MNPANMQHPKVVVIGAGSLFFGRQSIWQMVHSPYLNQGTLALVDTDEERLTKMVRLAEMVARENNVSLKVEGSVDRRKVLPGADFVVLSFAEQSVKYRGIDCQVSLKYGIRMCSGDTIGPGGIFRAMRELPIIMECAKDIEELCPEAWVINYINPSTVHGIALHRYAPQLKSFALCDSHHMPHKKAYYAVRAGIIGDHSEFTEEIDRKFDFRIAGVNHFTWLLKAEYEGQNVMPNIAEAMRLMAGDENNGGDRGAKAIFNDAITYELYDIFGIIPTCTAHTKEYVRYWQGLGQTSDAIPPLSIWETEERYQRHDEMWQQVDDFLSGEIPITDYMSTFGPDHATDIIENMVGNLGKKFFINTLNQGAVTNMNEDSFLELLCDVSMDGVKPLHVGEMPRGIRGMQEVVLDTHELTAEAVVEQSYEKLRRAMLTDPLVNSIRDADKIIAELLELEREMIPEGWYKHGLTVS, from the coding sequence ATGAATCCAGCAAATATGCAGCACCCCAAAGTCGTTGTCATTGGAGCAGGCAGCCTGTTCTTTGGTCGTCAGTCCATCTGGCAGATGGTTCACTCGCCATACCTGAATCAGGGAACACTTGCGCTGGTGGATACGGACGAGGAGAGACTTACGAAAATGGTAAGACTGGCCGAGATGGTCGCTCGGGAAAACAACGTTTCTCTTAAAGTGGAAGGTTCGGTGGACCGCAGAAAGGTACTGCCGGGGGCTGATTTCGTTGTACTCAGCTTTGCAGAGCAATCGGTGAAATACCGGGGAATCGACTGTCAGGTCTCTTTGAAGTACGGCATTCGCATGTGTTCCGGGGATACGATTGGTCCAGGCGGGATCTTTCGGGCAATGCGGGAACTGCCGATTATTATGGAATGTGCGAAAGACATCGAAGAGTTATGCCCGGAGGCGTGGGTGATTAATTACATTAATCCGTCTACAGTTCATGGCATTGCACTGCATCGTTATGCACCGCAGCTCAAATCATTTGCACTCTGCGATAGTCATCATATGCCCCATAAGAAAGCCTATTACGCCGTTCGAGCTGGTATTATTGGAGATCATAGCGAGTTCACCGAAGAGATTGACCGGAAGTTCGATTTTCGCATCGCTGGTGTCAACCATTTCACATGGCTGCTCAAAGCCGAGTATGAAGGGCAAAATGTGATGCCCAACATCGCGGAAGCCATGCGCCTAATGGCAGGGGATGAGAACAATGGCGGCGATCGCGGTGCCAAAGCGATTTTCAACGACGCGATCACCTATGAGCTGTATGACATCTTTGGGATCATTCCCACCTGTACGGCGCACACAAAGGAATACGTACGGTATTGGCAAGGTCTGGGCCAAACGTCGGACGCCATCCCGCCTTTGTCGATCTGGGAAACGGAAGAGCGATATCAGCGTCACGACGAAATGTGGCAGCAGGTAGATGACTTTCTCTCTGGCGAGATTCCGATTACCGATTATATGAGCACCTTTGGTCCGGATCACGCAACGGACATTATTGAGAATATGGTAGGGAATTTGGGCAAAAAGTTCTTCATCAACACGCTGAATCAAGGCGCGGTAACCAATATGAATGAAGATTCATTCCTGGAACTGCTCTGCGATGTGAGCATGGACGGCGTGAAGCCGCTTCATGTTGGCGAGATGCCAAGGGGAATTCGGGGCATGCAGGAGGTGGTGCTGGATACACATGAACTTACAGCCGAGGCTGTCGTGGAGCAAAGCTATGAGAAACTGAGAAGGGCAATGCTCACCGATCCACTTGTGAACTCCATCCGTGATGCAGACAAGATCATTGCCGAACTGCTCGAACTTGAGCGGGAGATGATCCCTGAGGGCTGGTATAAACACGGATTGACAGTTTCCTGA
- a CDS encoding LysR family transcriptional regulator, producing MLLISINFIAQPSLSLTIKRLEDELGTTLFHRKGRNIELNASGEILLKHVNRIFVELENAKLAMQEKEHELSKLIRISISNSRFLSGLISEYIQGFSESQIHQGIASRSDIITQLKMGEVDLVITGHHPIQDEEIEGHVLVEEDIVLVVPSKYTYGGDENIYLSAVASAPFISLANNEEYSRFTTMLCEKAGFVPHHAFEVDSPTLVEIIKLDQGVALLPVSVCRNLGMHYVSIADQTAIYPISLSWMKHRMLSPSIQQFRAFITSYYESNAALYKVHHDIR from the coding sequence ATGCTCCTGATAAGCATCAATTTTATTGCCCAGCCTTCACTTAGTCTGACAATCAAGAGATTGGAGGATGAATTGGGAACCACCCTTTTTCACAGGAAAGGAAGAAATATCGAATTGAATGCGTCGGGAGAAATCCTGCTGAAACATGTGAACCGGATTTTTGTTGAACTTGAGAATGCAAAGCTTGCGATGCAGGAGAAGGAACATGAGCTTTCCAAGCTGATCCGAATCTCGATCTCGAATTCCAGATTTCTCTCTGGCCTGATTAGTGAATATATTCAAGGTTTTTCCGAGTCTCAGATTCATCAAGGGATTGCAAGCCGGAGTGACATCATCACCCAGTTGAAAATGGGAGAGGTAGATCTCGTCATCACCGGTCACCACCCGATTCAGGATGAAGAGATTGAAGGCCATGTGCTGGTTGAGGAAGACATCGTTTTGGTTGTGCCATCCAAATATACTTACGGCGGAGACGAGAACATTTATCTAAGTGCTGTCGCAAGCGCACCCTTCATTTCCCTTGCCAATAATGAAGAATATAGCCGCTTTACTACGATGTTATGCGAGAAGGCCGGCTTTGTTCCCCATCACGCTTTTGAAGTCGATTCTCCTACACTGGTCGAGATTATCAAGCTGGATCAGGGCGTTGCACTGCTTCCCGTTTCCGTCTGCCGTAATCTGGGGATGCATTATGTATCCATTGCTGACCAGACAGCGATATATCCGATCAGTTTGTCCTGGATGAAACATCGGATGTTATCTCCGTCCATTCAGCAGTTTCGTGCATTTATTACCTCGTACTATGAGTCGAATGCCGCCCTGTATAAGGTACATCATGATATCCGTTGA
- a CDS encoding extracellular solute-binding protein: protein MFMVRSPFILALLMIFLMSGLAACSNSGQAEDKAASRKADSTEQVQSFRLNPEEPAWKLDTTPVNVTWFVGAEWYGHIWGESLTSKYVTQKTGVNIEFVVPTGEPSEMLSRMLTSGSLPDLITIGSWESAVNKLRESNLIYALDELANQYDPYFYKVAGDGALQWYRQEDGHTYVIPNDAYSPEQMRATGLTGANQTFLVRKDLYESMGKPDLSTPKGFLNALQLLKNQYSVYKGQLISPFWAQGNASYGMTEYLQNLLAIPHEQNGKVYDRITDPDYIQWLKTFRTAYEQGLINVDFLVDSSAQVQEKTNHAQYFMMIREWTDISDLNSKLAVRTNQSSSYIAMDGPRNSRGEPAKLFPGSMDGWMVTMISKSTKNPERAIRFLTYLASEEGQRDVFLGKEGETWAMENGKPQLTADMVELLDMDRERLEKEYGIMDTYWMLRNPAFVNPWRPEKAPSIKQMEEFANQQADLDSGIYKGLDPVGDSDIALAWSRISQNWDEVLPELITAKDEAAFDKIFENFFARRVNYGFNQVMEYRQAELDARKAKMAK from the coding sequence ATGTTTATGGTTCGTAGCCCTTTCATCTTAGCCTTGTTGATGATATTTCTGATGTCAGGCTTGGCTGCTTGTTCCAACTCAGGGCAAGCGGAAGATAAGGCTGCTTCGAGAAAAGCTGACTCAACGGAGCAGGTGCAGAGTTTCAGGCTTAATCCGGAAGAACCGGCATGGAAGCTGGATACCACACCCGTGAATGTAACGTGGTTCGTTGGAGCCGAATGGTACGGGCACATTTGGGGTGAGAGTCTGACTTCCAAATATGTCACCCAAAAAACAGGAGTCAATATTGAATTTGTAGTGCCAACCGGTGAACCAAGCGAGATGTTATCACGGATGTTAACGTCCGGTAGTTTGCCGGATTTGATAACCATCGGCTCCTGGGAAAGTGCGGTTAACAAGCTTCGGGAGAGCAACCTCATCTATGCCCTGGATGAGCTGGCCAACCAGTATGATCCGTACTTTTACAAGGTAGCAGGTGATGGTGCTCTACAATGGTATCGGCAGGAAGACGGCCATACCTACGTCATTCCCAATGATGCGTACAGTCCCGAACAGATGCGTGCAACCGGCCTGACGGGAGCGAACCAAACCTTTCTCGTACGTAAAGATCTGTATGAGTCGATGGGCAAACCGGACCTCAGCACGCCGAAAGGTTTTCTAAATGCACTGCAATTGCTGAAGAATCAATATTCTGTCTATAAAGGCCAACTGATCAGTCCATTTTGGGCACAGGGGAATGCATCCTACGGGATGACCGAATATTTGCAAAATCTGCTCGCGATTCCCCATGAACAGAATGGTAAAGTATACGACCGTATTACAGATCCCGATTATATTCAGTGGCTGAAAACATTTCGTACCGCTTATGAGCAAGGCCTGATTAATGTGGATTTTCTGGTTGACTCGAGTGCACAGGTACAGGAAAAAACCAACCATGCCCAATATTTTATGATGATTCGGGAATGGACAGACATATCGGACCTCAATTCGAAATTGGCAGTCCGTACGAACCAGAGCTCATCCTATATTGCTATGGATGGACCCCGCAACAGCAGGGGAGAACCCGCCAAACTGTTTCCCGGCAGCATGGATGGCTGGATGGTTACGATGATTAGCAAATCCACCAAAAACCCTGAACGAGCTATCCGCTTTTTGACCTATCTGGCCAGCGAAGAAGGCCAGAGGGATGTATTTTTGGGCAAAGAAGGCGAAACCTGGGCGATGGAGAATGGTAAACCGCAGTTGACGGCAGACATGGTCGAGTTGCTTGATATGGATAGGGAGCGGCTGGAAAAGGAATATGGCATCATGGATACCTACTGGATGCTGCGAAATCCTGCTTTCGTTAACCCGTGGAGACCGGAGAAGGCCCCATCCATTAAGCAAATGGAGGAGTTCGCCAACCAACAGGCCGACCTGGACAGCGGCATCTATAAGGGATTAGATCCTGTAGGAGATTCCGATATAGCATTAGCCTGGTCACGTATTTCTCAGAATTGGGATGAAGTACTGCCTGAACTGATCACAGCCAAGGATGAAGCTGCTTTTGATAAAATATTCGAAAATTTCTTTGCACGTCGTGTGAATTACGGGTTTAATCAGGTGATGGAATACCGTCAGGCCGAGCTGGATGCGAGAAAAGCCAAGATGGCTAAATAA
- a CDS encoding sensor histidine kinase yields the protein MKYLLARLRKLYRNARISQKLFLAFSLMIAIPVILVSFLYIRMQENQLYKDAMAVGNSHVSWLNEQLRSRMNTIENASTTALTQKSFVDFIHSNMLVDGLRLVKFKQNQFEQMHNIIQSNAMISELSFYVDNPNLYEIWPEIYHYQKFWPQDYWVKLRDEGGAAYRLFSFKDGEHTLSYYRLVRLQGQEQKRPSIMEIRVPHSMFFNDLLQESKGDFFSVLMNESDPPQYVYNPQHEFSQKSGQGLDEILGSIHRQLNVLPQESPVKVKVGEQSYYALYRYIAPLNTYVVDIASHQALMKGPRSWYAFVVTITLCVLLLLLLLVSHTTRRIFRRLDSVLASMRQVRKGQLDAMIDTGLEENERGDEIDEVAVNYNKMLHEVKHLMTQVVDKQLIAKNAQLHSLHSQMNSHFLYNALESIRMVAEVQRQPAIANSLVSLGSQLRYSMQWRSDTVALREELANIQSYVEFINFMEGSNIVMTADLPQEILRYAIPKMCMQPIVENAVHHAAPSGGSVSIQITFSVDDSLLLINIRDDGAGIEPEMLIRLQAVLRSDSDTPIVSSKNGLGLENVNKRLQLHYGKNCGLWIESVQGAYTCVTIRLPWENANLGGW from the coding sequence ATGAAATACCTACTGGCTAGATTGAGGAAACTTTACCGGAATGCCCGTATATCCCAGAAGCTGTTTTTGGCGTTTAGCCTGATGATTGCCATACCTGTTATTTTGGTATCCTTTTTGTATATCCGCATGCAAGAAAACCAGCTATACAAGGATGCTATGGCAGTGGGAAACAGCCACGTTTCATGGCTAAACGAACAATTGCGCAGCAGAATGAATACCATTGAGAACGCTTCCACTACCGCGCTAACTCAAAAATCATTTGTGGATTTTATCCATTCCAATATGCTTGTGGATGGACTTCGACTAGTAAAATTTAAGCAAAACCAGTTTGAGCAGATGCATAATATCATTCAGAGCAATGCGATGATTAGTGAGCTTAGCTTTTACGTCGATAACCCGAACTTGTATGAAATATGGCCTGAAATCTATCATTATCAGAAATTTTGGCCGCAGGATTATTGGGTAAAGCTTCGGGATGAAGGTGGCGCGGCTTACCGTTTATTTTCTTTTAAGGATGGTGAACATACGTTATCCTACTACCGTTTGGTTCGCCTTCAGGGGCAGGAACAAAAACGTCCTAGTATCATGGAAATTCGCGTCCCGCACAGCATGTTTTTCAATGACCTGCTCCAGGAGAGCAAGGGGGACTTCTTTTCAGTTTTGATGAACGAAAGCGATCCTCCCCAGTATGTTTACAATCCCCAGCATGAATTTTCTCAAAAGTCCGGGCAGGGATTGGACGAGATTCTTGGCAGTATCCATCGCCAGTTGAACGTACTGCCACAGGAAAGTCCCGTCAAGGTTAAGGTTGGAGAACAGAGCTACTATGCACTATACCGGTACATTGCTCCGTTGAATACTTATGTGGTCGATATTGCCTCCCATCAGGCGTTGATGAAGGGGCCTCGCAGTTGGTATGCATTTGTGGTAACGATTACATTGTGTGTACTGCTGCTGCTCTTGCTACTCGTATCACATACAACTCGGCGCATTTTCCGAAGGCTGGACAGCGTACTGGCTTCAATGCGTCAGGTACGGAAAGGGCAACTGGATGCAATGATTGATACCGGCCTTGAGGAGAACGAAAGAGGGGATGAAATCGATGAGGTAGCTGTGAACTACAATAAAATGTTACATGAAGTCAAACATCTGATGACACAAGTTGTGGATAAACAGTTGATTGCCAAAAACGCACAGTTGCACTCCCTGCATTCGCAGATGAACTCCCATTTTTTATACAACGCTCTGGAATCGATCCGTATGGTGGCAGAGGTACAGAGGCAGCCTGCTATAGCTAATTCATTGGTGTCGTTGGGCTCCCAGCTACGCTACAGCATGCAGTGGCGAAGTGATACCGTTGCCCTTCGTGAAGAGCTTGCCAATATCCAAAGTTATGTTGAATTTATCAACTTTATGGAAGGCAGCAATATCGTTATGACAGCGGATCTTCCTCAGGAGATACTTCGCTATGCCATTCCCAAGATGTGTATGCAGCCCATCGTTGAAAATGCAGTTCATCACGCGGCACCTTCAGGTGGCAGTGTGTCTATACAGATTACCTTTTCAGTGGATGACAGTCTGCTCCTCATTAACATACGAGATGATGGAGCAGGGATAGAGCCGGAGATGTTAATCCGATTGCAAGCGGTACTGCGGAGCGACTCGGATACGCCGATTGTTTCCAGCAAGAACGGTCTTGGTTTGGAAAACGTAAATAAGCGACTGCAGCTTCATTATGGCAAGAATTGCGGTCTTTGGATTGAGAGTGTTCAGGGTGCTTATACCTGTGTAACGATACGCTTGCCTTGGGAAAATGCAAATCTTGGAGGGTGGTAG